One Camelina sativa cultivar DH55 chromosome 3, Cs, whole genome shotgun sequence genomic window carries:
- the LOC104776278 gene encoding uncharacterized protein LOC104776278, whose protein sequence is MASSAASPSLSLLSFTTKPPSPSATQRQFASFRNDGCFAPLTLKSRRGRGIIVKVDDVDGDGGGQDEYDMDDEEVEEVDNKKDYDVEYDPLAAAIAASGGGGDGDIAFVQSKSFISTQGWDSDMVVDYRINEDEFHKISLMDCDFFIRKPPDPDNDVYDFREMYVTPPDTDIYSIPRVLAPMPQKYIRCAMSDYGCYNVTEPPIDAPRDPLYKSEREISKVFLTKHYRNRRTNDQEFVLDLEEIYVIDSMTKSITRARVLVTVPGGRKRDRKDDLLVIRDNGTSFKIIHAGERDDPTTVIEREEWTKTREDMEKHLRKLRDFSVSNWF, encoded by the exons ATGGCGTCTTCGGCCGCTTCTCCTTCCTTATCTCTACTCTCATTCACCACAAAACCACCGTCTCCCTCCGCCACGCAGCGGCAATTCGCGTCATTCAGAAACGACGGTTGTTTCGCGCCTCTAACACTCAAATCCCGCCGCGGACGTGGTATCATCGTTAAAGTAGACGACGTCGACGGCGATGGAGGTGGACAGGACGAGTACGATATGGATGACGAGGAAGTGGAGGAAGTTGACAACAAGAAGGACTATGACGTAGAGTACGACCCCTTGGCCGCCGCGATAGCTGCTTCAGGCGGTGGTGGTGACGGAGATATCGCTTTTGTGCAGAGCAAGAGCTTTATATCGACCCAAGGATGGGACTCGGATATGGTGGTGGATTACAGGATAAACGAAGACGAGTTCCATAAAATCAGCTTGATGGATTGTGATTTCTTTATCAGAAAACCGCCTGATCCAGATAACGATGTTTATGATTTCAGGGAG ATGTATGTTACTCCTCCGGATACAGATATTTACTCAATTCCGAGAGTTCTTGCTCCAATGCCTCAAAAG TATATTCGATGTGCAATGAGTGACTATGGATGTTACAATGTCACGGAACCACCTATTGATGCTCCCCGAGATCCACTGTACAAATCTGAGAGGGAGATATCCAAG gTTTTCTTGACAAAGCATTACCGGAACAGAAGAACAAACGACCAAGAATTTGTGCTAGATCTTGAAGAGATCTATGTTATTGATTCCATGACAAAGTCAATCACCAGAGCTAGAGTTCTG GTGACAGTTCCgggaggaagaaaaagagatagGAAGGATGACTTGCTCGTGATACGCGATAATGGAACTTCCTTTAAAATCATACATGCG GGGGAAAGAGATGATCCGACAACGGTAATAGAAAGGGAAGAGTGGACCAAGACCCGAGAAGACATGGAGAAACATCTCAGGAAGCTACGAGACTTCAGTGTCTCGAATTGGTTCTAA
- the LOC104778812 gene encoding uncharacterized protein LOC104778812, producing the protein MSEVKETGGVSIGGESLRASPKVLTAGDRKLLKVELRPGDTTYVSWKKLMRDASKVNGSSASVPDPPPNANPNLESRIAPPGQPAEIETNDQPHSNRFNAVIEKIERLYKGNDSSDGEELDGAPDDDEYDTEDSFIDDAELDEYFEVDNSAVKHDGFYVNRGKLERIEPSTTSNQQPKKRRRKDPAKPFGDAVDVSDKHTKLSLTARGFTQKRDGSNVKSKISILEKAIRELEKVVAECEMLLWKQASQGKYTAELINRLMSIVGHLIQLRSLKRNLKIMIDMGDSANREKDTRFQQINNEVLDMIKAKVSLMETQETKPEGGTSDDFHDPVEKPSLKKFVMDAALEDKLCHLYDIFIEGLDEEDQGPPIRKLYANLAELWPNRLMDNHGIKRAICRAKERQKALFGNLGKEMDQTKMKKSRKQLVTKTEWTAQPNTESVAQRRQSGEKMTVDPNATSTSLVTSQTMVDRSKQQHEKLKGSLNSCNPPEETRVVKRKTTEGIMAEKQVVLALKKPEHPPTRVIPVPQNLNIAHTTPDLNLPS; encoded by the exons ATGTCGGAAGTGAAGGAGACGGGTGGGGTTTCTATTGGCGGCGAATCGTTGAGAGCGTCGCCGAAGGTTCTGACGGCTGGTGATCGGAAATTACTTAAGGTGGAGCTACGGCCAGGGGATACGACGTATGTTTCGTGGAAGAAGCTTATGAGGGATGCTAGTAAGGTCAATGGTTCATCGGCTTCGGTTCCCGATCCGCCTCCTAATGCTAACCCTAACCTCGAGTCTCGAATTGCACCGCCA GGGCAGCCAGCAGAAATTGAAACGAACGATCAACCTCATTCTAACCGTTTCAACGCTGTTATTGAGAAGATAGAGAGGCTCTATAAG GGTAATGATAGCAGTGATGGGGAAGAGTTAGACGGTGCTCCTGACGATGATGAGTATGACACTGAAGATTCATTTATCGATGATGCCGAATTG GATGAGTATTTTGAAGTTGATAATTCAGCAGTTAAACATGATGGATTTTATGTCAATAGAGGAAAGTTAGAGCGGAT AGAACCTTCGACAACATCTAACCAGCAACCCAAAAAAAGGCGACGCAAAGATCCAGCAAAACCCTTTGGTGATGCTGTTGACGTATCTGATAAACACACCAAGTTGTCCTTAACAGCTAGGGGA TTTACTCAGAAAAGAGATGGTTCTAATGTGAAGTCTAAAATCTCCATCCTCGAGAAAGCCATAAGGGAATTGGAGAAGGTGGTTGCCGAATGtga AATGCTTTTGTGGAAGCAGGCAAGCCAGGGGAAATATACGGCAGAGTTAATCAACCGTCTTATGAGCATTGTCGGTCACCTAATCCAGCTTAGGTCACTAAAG AGGAACTTGAAAATCATGATTGATATGGGCGATTCTGCAAACCGAGAAAAGGATACTAGGTTCCAGCAAATCAACAATGAAGTTCTTGATATGATAAAAGCGAAAGTTTCTTTGATGGAAACGCAG GAAACTAAACCAGAAGGTGGAACATCAGACGATTTTCATGACCCTGTAGAAAAGCCATCTTTGAAGAAGTTTGTCATGGATGCGGCGTTGGAGGATAAATTGTGTCATCTATATGATATCTTTATTGAG GGACTGGATGAAGAAGATCAAGGTCCACCAATAAGAAAGCTATATGCCAAT CTGGCTGAACTCTGGCCAAATAGATTAATGGATAATCATGGGATCAAGCGTGCAATTTGCCGGGCAAAAGAGAGGCAAAAAGCTTTGTTTGGGAACCTTGGGAAGGAGATG gatcaaacaaagatgaagaagagcagGAAGCAGTTggtaacaaaaacagagtgGACAGCTCAGCCCAACACGGAATCAGTGGCTCAGAGACGACAAAGTGGAGAGAAAATGACTGTTGATCCAAACGCAACCAGCACTTCCTTGGTCACCAGTCAAACTATGGTTGACAGATCAAAGCAGCAGCATGAGAAGCTAAAGGGAAGCTTAAACTCGTGCAATCCTCCAGAAGAAACAAGAGTGGTCAAGAGAAAGACAACAGAGGGCATAATGGCAGAGAAACAAGTCGTTCTTGCCCTGAAGAAGCCGGAACATCCACCGACACGTGTTATCCCAGTTCCTCAGAATTTGAACATCGCACATACAACTCCGGACCTGAACTTGCCAAGTTGA
- the LOC104778814 gene encoding epidermal growth factor receptor substrate 15-like 1 → MTPAVTSSTTARPQESSATFGARVSDGPSSQLVAKDPKELAASGNGFASDSLFGDVFSVAPTQPKQHTTGTASTMGISSVSAGTVKAPEITQPVVRQSSIPQQGSLGQHAVGVQNQLTGNSGQPYAPSGVASGPPGSSVGVGISASSQLAQRPPHPHSQQPRPQVHSQQQPRPQVHSQPPWPKMTPADVQKYTKVFVQVDTDRDGKITGNQARNLFLSWRLPREALKQVWDLSDQDNDSMLSLREFCIAVYLMERNREGRPLPPMFPSSIIHSESMFTAPGQSGAPHGNASWGHPHGFQQQQPPGALRPPAGPKGKPPRPGPLSSSDGMVPPTQPKRKMPELEKQLVDQLSKEEQESLNSKFEEATAVDKKVDELEKEIADSKQKIDFFRAKMQELVLYKSRCDNRYNEITERVSGDKRELESLAKKYEEKYKKSGNVGSKLTIEEATFRDIQEKKMELYQAIVKFEEGKLDDSVIKERTEHIQSGLEELIKNLNERCKQYGVRGKPTSLVELPFGWQPGIQEGTADWDEDWDKLEEEGFTFVKELTLDIQNVIAPPKEKSSAWKNEVTASTKEGEDVLSSDADSKTGKKQSSGEEASEKEPTSEQPEGKTSDINARDKNGSLDDSNVRNGIEADSSPRTKDTRSENGHDDGESTAPAGKTVNYDSHDETDSVSSFNPDNGKDKDHEKYDSGFGFGFGFDDFSIKPIKTGSTISNDFLPPKLSIFADSVPSTPANANDVSPAKPSVFDSVPSTPATNNASYAGQRSFFDDSVPSTPAYPGNLFAEKKSFFDDSVPSTPAYPGNLFAEKKSFFDDSVPSTPAYSTSDFGGKPFASETPRSDNLFPGRSPFMFDSVPSTPAHDDFSTNSFSRFDSFNSNNNDAFSLSRTDSMRSTSEPDPFASRFDSFNYQRYDSFNAQSFDSSGNNNASETPKASLTRFDSMGSTRDSDYSHGFGFDDHDPFGSTGPFKTTTTSAETPRSSSDNWNAF, encoded by the exons ATGACACCTGCAGTAACAAGCTCTACTACAGCCAGACCCCAAGAATCATCTGCTACTTTCGGTGCTCGTGTTTCAGATGGTCCATCCAGTCAATTGGTGGCCAAGGATCCCAAGGAACTGGCTGCATCAGGAAACGGGTTTGCCTCTGACTCACTTTTCGGAGATGTCTTTTCAGTTGCTCCCACGCAGCCAAAACAACATACTACGGGAACTGCATCAACAATGGGCATCTCATCTGTTTCTGCTGGAACTGTCAAAGCCCCTGAGATCACACAGCCTGTAGTTAGGCAAAGTTCAATCCCACAACAGGGTTCATTGGGCCAGCATGCTGTTGGCGTTCAGAATCAGCTGACTGGAAATTCAGGGCAACCATATGCTCCCTCAGGTGTGGCTTCTGGTCCACCTGGCTCTTCTGTTGGAGTTGGAATTTCAGCTTCCAGTCAATTGGCCCAGCGTCCACCCCACCCCCACTCCCAACAACCCCGGCCCCAAGTTCACTCCCAACAACAACCCCGGCCCCAAGTCCACTCCCAACCCCCTTGGCCAAAAATGACTCCAGCTGATGTCCAGAAATATACCAAGGTTTTTGTTCAAGTTGACACTGATAGGGACGGAAAGATCACTGGGAACCAGGCTCGGAATCTGTTCTTAAGTTGGAGGCTTCCAAGAG AGGCTTTGAAGCAGGTATGGGATTTATCTGATCAAGATAATGACAGCATGCTCTCCTTGCGGGAGTTCTGTATTGCGGTCTATTTAATGGAGCGTAACAGAGAGGGCCGACCTCTTCCTCCAATGTTCCCAAGCTCTATAATACATAGTGAGAGCATGTTTACCGCTCCTGGTCAATCTGGGGCACCGCATGGCAATGCATCCTGGGGACATCCACATG GTTTCCAACAGCAACAACCTCCTGGGGCCTTGAGGCCACCAGCTGGTCCCAAAGGAAAGCCTCCAAGGCCAGGTCCTCTATCCTCTAGTGATGGAATGGTCCCGCCCACTCAGCCGAAACGTAAAATGCCTGAGTTGGAAAAACAGCTGGTGGATCAACTTAGCAAGGAGGAGCAGGAGTCACTCAACTCGAAGTTTGAAGAAGCAACTGCTGTTGATAAAAAG GTGGATGAACTCGAAAAAGAAATAGCTGATTCTAAGCAGAAAATTGATTTCTTCCGTGCTAAGATGCAAGAACTT GTTTTATACAAAAGCAGATGTGACAACCGGTACAATGAGATCACAGAGAGAGTATCTGGTGATAAACGTGAG CTTGAATCTCTAGCAAAAAAATACGAGGAGAAATACAAGAAGTCTGGTAATGTTGGCTCTAAATTAACTATTGAAGAGGCCACATTCCGTGATATACAG gagaagaaaatggaatTGTACCAGGCAATAGTCAAATTTGAAGAAGGCAAACTTGATGATAGTGTTATTAAG GAGCGCACTGAACACATCCAATCAGGCCTTGAGGAActgattaaaaatttgaatgagCGCTGCAAACAATATGGAGTACGTGGGAAACCCACTTCTCTGGTTGAGCTTCCTTTCG GTTGGCAGCCTGGAATCCAGGAAGGTACTGCTGATTGGGATGAAGACTGGGATAAGCTAGAGGAGGAAG GATTTACCTTTGTCAAGGAGCTGACACTTGATATCCAAAATGTCATAGCCCCACCAAAGGAAAAATCATCAGCGTGGAAGAATGAAGTCACTGCCTCTACAAAAGAAGGTGAAGATGTTTTATCTTCAGATGCTGACTCCAAAACGGGGAAAAAGCAAAGCAGTGGTGAAGAGGCTTCTGAGAAGGAACCAACATCGGAGCAGCCAGAGGGTAAAACATCCGATATTAATGCCAGAGATAAAAACGGATCTCTGGATGACTCTAATGTTAGAAATGGTATTGAAGCTGATAGTTCACCCAGAACTAAAGATACGAGGAG TGAAAATGGCCATGATGATGGTGAATCTACTGCTCCTGCTGGCAAAACTGTAAATTATGACTCTCACGATGAGACAGATTCAGTTTCAAGCTTCAACCCTGACAACGGAAAG GACAAGGATCATGAGAAGTATGACAGTGGTTTTGgctttggatttggatttgatGACTTCAGTATTAAGCCTATAAAAACCGGTTCGACCATTTCAAATGACTTCCTCCCTCCTAAGTTATCTATATTTGCTGATTCCGTCCCAAGCACACCAGCAAATGCAAACGACGTTTCCCCTGCAAAACCTTCTGTGTTTGATTCAGTTCCGAGCACTCCAGCGACGAACAATGCCTCTTACGCAGGACAGAGATCATTCTTTGATGACTCTGTCCCGAGCACTCCAGCTTATCCAGGCAATTTGTTTGCCGAGAAGAAATCCTTCTTTGACGATTCTGTCCCGAGCACTCCTGCTTATCCAGGCAACTTGTTTGCCGAGAAGAAATCATTTTTCGATGACTCTGTCCCGAGCACTCCTGCTTATAGCACGTCTGATTTTGGTGGGAAGCCATTTGCATCAGAGACTCCTCGTTCAGACAACTTGTTCCCAGGAAGAAGCCCCTTCATGTTTGACTCTGTTCCAAGTACACCTGCACACGATGATTTCTCTACCAACAGCTTCTCCCGCTTCGATTCattcaacagcaacaacaacgacGCTTTCTCTCTATCCCGCACAGACTCGATGCGTAGCACGAGCGAGCCTGACCCATTTGCATCCAGGTTTGATTCGTTCAACTATCAAAGATATGATTCCTTCAATGCACAAAGCTTTGATTCATCCGGCAACAACAACGCATCCGAGACACCTAAAGCCTCATTGACGAGATTCGACTCAATGGGAAGCACAAGAGACTCTGATTACAGTCATGGGTTTGGGTTTGACGACCATGACCCATTTGGTTCTACAGGACCATTCAAAACAACGACAACTTCAGCAGAGACACCACGGAGTTCTTCTGATAATTGGAATGCCTTCTAG